One window of the Pyrus communis chromosome 17, drPyrComm1.1, whole genome shotgun sequence genome contains the following:
- the LOC137722995 gene encoding actin-related protein 2/3 complex subunit 4: protein MSNSLRLYLACIRNTLDAALCLQNFPCQEVERHNKPEVELKTSSELLLNPVLICRNEAEKCLIETSINSLRISLKVKQADELENILTKKFLRFLSMRAEAFQVLRRKPVQGYDISFLVTNYHCEEMQKHKLIDFIVQFMEDIDKEISELKMSVNTRGRLVATEFLKQFM from the exons ATG TCGAACTCATTGCGATTGTACTTGGCGTGTATAAGGAACACTCTCGATGCCGCATTGTGTCTACAG AATTTTCCTTGTCAAGAAGTTGAAAGGCATAACAAGCCGGAAGTTGAGCTGAA GACCAGCTCGGAACTTCTGCTAAATCCT GTTTTGATATGTCGAAATGAGGCTGAAAAATGCTTAATAGAGACATCTATAAATTCCCTTCGGATAAGCCTCAAG GTAAAGCAGGCAGATGAGCTTGAAAATATActcactaaaaaatttcttagATTTTTGTCGATGAGAGCAGAAGCATTTCAGGTGTTGAGGAGAAAGCCAGTGCAG GGTTATGATATTAGTTTTCTTGTAACAAATTATCATTGCGAGGAGATGCAGAAGCACAAGCTCATCGATTTCATTGTACAGTTCATGGAG GATATTGATAAGGAGATAAGTGAGTTAAAGATGTCAGTGAACACCCGGGGGAGGCTGGTCGCCACAGAGTTTCTGAAACAATTTATGTAA